One part of the Arabidopsis thaliana chromosome 1 sequence genome encodes these proteins:
- a CDS encoding alternative NAD(P)H dehydrogenase (unknown protein; FUNCTIONS IN: molecular_function unknown; INVOLVED IN: biological_process unknown; LOCATED IN: endomembrane system; BEST Arabidopsis thaliana protein match is: unknown protein (TAIR:AT2G29995.1); Has 30201 Blast hits to 17322 proteins in 780 species: Archae - 12; Bacteria - 1396; Metazoa - 17338; Fungi - 3422; Plants - 5037; Viruses - 0; Other Eukaryotes - 2996 (source: NCBI BLink).) encodes MVFCYAIRLCLCIFLALSIVSSARLTFSFSENEKMMVRGRSLMVSTNDYGEPSANAKHNPPGRRRGGGRRGKNKNPNNKGDNRNRST; translated from the exons atggtTTTTTGTTATGCAATTCGGCTGTGTTTATGCATTTTCTTGGCACTTTCAATCGTCTCTTCGGCTCGActaactttttcattttcag AAAACGAAAAGATGATGGTGAGGGGTAGATCATTGATGGTGAGCACCAACGACTACGGCGAGCCATCGGCCAACGCCAAACACAATCCACCTGGAAGGCGTCGTGGAGGAGGTCGGAGAgg aaaaaataaaaatcccaATAACAAAGGTGACAACCGAAACAGAAGCACATGA